The Brevinema andersonii genomic sequence ACTGCTGTTTTTACTTTTACGGTTGCTAATATATCAAGAATATTTTGGATATTTTTTTTATCTTGTTCTGGATTACTATTGGAAATAAACATTTCTGCTGGGATACCAGCACATATCAAAAAATCAAATTCTTTATGCTTAATTTCTTGAATATTTTTTGAATTGTATTGATGGGTAAAATTCATTTTTTCTAGGAGATTCCCTCCAACAAAACCAGTGTAACCAATTAGTGCAGATTTCATAATAATCCTCTATAATTTTGTTATTTGTTTTACAGAATAAATTGGAGTATTTTGGATTTCTTTGCAGAATAATCCTAAATAGCGAACGAGTATTGATAAAATCATAAAAATGCCCGACAATCCAAAAGATAGAAGTAAAAATAATGTAGTCCATCCTTGGACAACGTTTTTATTGAACAGGAACATAATAGTAGCATAAATTATGCCCAGTAAAGATATAATAAAACAAAAGATAGTAATAGTAAACGCAAATTGGGGAAGAAAATCTGAAAATGTTATCATATATAAAGTATATTCATCTTTGGATAAAAGAGATCTACGTTTATTTTGAGGTCTGTAATGAAGTTCAAAAATAGAATAGCCAGTATTTCGCAATAATGTTGTAATAGGAAAAATTCTACTAGTCGATAGAGAATATATATTTACGACTCGTTTGGAAACTAAAAATAGCAGATCGTGGTGTTGGGAAATTTTATCTTTAGATAGTTTTGAAATAAATTTTAAAAATAGACGGTGTTTCCATTTACTATAAGGAGTATTTAGGATAACAATGTCATACCCCTTATTGTGATATTCATACATATTTTTGAGTTGGTTAATTAAATCTGGAACATTGCTATCTGCAATAATAAAAACAGAGTCTCCTTTAGAAAAATCAATTCCTGAGCGTAACGCTTGGTTTTGTAGATGATTACCTCCAAGATCTAGAAATAAAATATCCTTAAAGTTAGGATTTAGATGCTGCAAAATTTCTGATCGAGTATATATTGTATTATTAATAAGGATAATTTCATAATACTCGAAGTAAGAATCGATCCACGTCTCTAATTGGTGAAATAAATCTTGCTTAATTTTGTTAGAATATTCATAGTATAAAATAAATGAAGCATAAATTGTTTCCTTTCTTTGAATCATAATAAAAATTGGTCCATTTCATAAATTGTATTGATCTTGCCTCCTAAAATAGAAATGAAAGTCGGTGATTCTGAATATTGTTTAATAATTACAGGCCTGGAATCTGATAGAACACTTGTTGTCATTAGTGTTTTAATAGTAAAAAGACTCTTAATGTATTTTGGCAATATATCATGCTTAAGGTATTTTTTTGCTAGTTGATACATATGAGGCCAAGCAGAATCAGGACGAACATAACAGGTATTACAATTTTCTACTTGTTTAGATGAACAGGTTAATGAATTTCGTTGACACGAAAATGTAGGAGTATCTGTGTAAGAGGTCTCATGAGGGGTGTAGCGTACGGCAGAAAGTGAAAATTGTCCTTCAAAATTAAAAGGCATAAGTGAAAAAAATGGTCCATCCATAACTGTTAATCCGTATCCTTGAAGTTGTACAGGAACATGGCATAGAATCATTTCAGCAAGTTCGAATTTCATTGGTAAAGGCTCAAAGCCGAATAATTTGATGATGGTATTCAGTGATCCATAAGTTGTATTTAATACCCAATCAGTTTGGAATACATGATCTTCCCCTTTTATGATCCAATGAGTATTAGTTTGAGAGACTTCTTTTAATCGAAAATTAGGAATGAATTGAATATTTTGGGCTTCATGTATTTTTTCTTTGAAATAGTGTTTTAATTTAAACATATCAACAGTATATTCTAAAGTTTCATAAGCAGATTCTATATATTGATGGTGAAAAAATCGATTCAAATCAACAGGGGTACATGGAATATTTGCTTCTTTACAAAACTTTTCAAAATTTTCTGCAGAAGACATACTAAATTGTCTTGCAACAGCGTAAATTTTGATATAGTTATCTAAAACAGCAAATTCAAAATCTTTGTGAAAACGCTCAAAATATTCACTACATTTTATAGCTGTATGTAAAGAACGAGGATAATGGTAACCATTATGAAGACGTGCTTGATTTACACAGCTTGCACGAGAAAAAATATTATTATCATATTCTAAAATAATAATATTTTTATGAGGATATTTGATTGACAATTGGATAGCTGCATAACATCCGTAAATCCCTGCTCCAAAAATGACATAGTGCTGTGCTGTGCTGTGCTGTGCTGTGCTGTGCTNNNNNNNNNNNNNNNNNNNNNNNNNNNNNNNNNNNGTGCTGTGCTGTGCTGTGCTGTGCTGTGCTGTGCTTAATAGTTATACTATTTTTAGAAATGTCAAATTTTGTTTTTATGGTTGTCATGTTATTTATTTCTACTTTTGAATTTAGAGATAATGTTTTTATATTATAGGTTTTTTATTTTATCTTGTCAAGATAAAGCAAAAAGCTTTCCAAGATTTTAAGTCAAAAACTCGATAATGAGAATTTTATAATATATTATTTGATAAAGAAACTCTTTTTCAAATAACAGGAAAAGTACTAAAAATCTTTAATTTAATATATTGATATTTGACAAAATAATATTAATATATTAAATTATTACAAGTGATAATTTTCACAAGGAGGCTCTTATGAGTATCAATTCTAGAAAAGTAGCAATAATAGGAACCGGTCTAGTAGGTTCTACTTGTGCCTACGCTATAGCAAATCAAGGAGTTTGTGACGAAGTACTAATGATCGATGCAAATATAAAAAGAGCAGAAGGAGAAGCTTGGGATATAGGTCAAAGTATTCCTTTTTTAGATCAGCGTACAAAAATTTATCCTGCATCTCTTTCCGATTGTAGAGATGTTGATATTATTGTTTTTTCTGCGGGCGGTCCTCCTAAAGTAGGAGAAACACGCTTGGATTCTTTGGGCCATAGTGTTAAAATTGCAGATTCAGTTATTGATGGTGTTTTAAAAGGCGGATTCAATGGTATTTTTTTAGTTGTTTCTAATCCGGTAGATGTTGTTTCTTATTATTTTTTCAAAAAAAGCGGCTTTCCGGTGCATCGGGTTATTGGTTCTGGAACCTCTCTCGATACGTCTCGATTAAAATACTTTTTATCAGAGATATGCGGGAATGTTGATCCACATTCAATAAACGGATTTACAATTGGTGAGCATGGGGACTCGCAAGCTATTGTTTGGAGTACTGTGACTGTTGGTGGTGTCCCCTATTTACAGCTTCGGGAGCAAAATCCTGAAAAATATGCTACTTTAAGTCTTGAAGAAATCCGACTTAAAGTAGTAAAAGCAGGCTGGGATATTATAGAGCGTAAAAATACAACATATTACGGTGTTGCTTCTGCTGCAGCTAATATTATCAAAGCAATCATGAATGATGAAAAAAGAATATCAGCAGCCTCTACTTTTTTGAACGGAGAATATGGAGAAAAAAATATATTTTCAAGTGTTCCAGTAATTTTAGGTAAAGAGGGTATCGAAAAAGTAATAGAATTAAATTTAACTTCAGAAGAACTGGAAAATTTCAAAAAATCTAATTCTATTCTTCGAAAATATATAGAAACATTATAAGACAGTCATTTTTTGTGTATATTATGTATAATAATTAACTTTTTCCTACTCCAAGGGCGCTTCAAATGGCATCTTAGTCTAATAAAAGAAACATTATTTCATGATATTGCCTTACTTATTTTTTATCAATACCTATATACCTTTATTTGGATTTGTTTTTAAAAATTTACAAAAACTTAAAAATTCTTGTAGCTTGTTTTACTAGTCTTTACTTTTTTATTGAATATGGGTTGTAAGAAGCAATTAGTTGAAACTGGCTTTCAGATTTTGTATTTCGTTTTTAAGATTATCTCTTTTGCTGCGGAGTTCG encodes the following:
- a CDS encoding FAD-dependent oxidoreductase — encoded protein: HSTAQHSTAQHYVIFGAGIYGCYAAIQLSIKYPHKNIIILEYDNNIFSRASCVNQARLHNGYHYPRSLHTAIKCSEYFERFHKDFEFAVLDNYIKIYAVARQFSMSSAENFEKFCKEANIPCTPVDLNRFFHHQYIESAYETLEYTVDMFKLKHYFKEKIHEAQNIQFIPNFRLKEVSQTNTHWIIKGEDHVFQTDWVLNTTYGSLNTIIKLFGFEPLPMKFELAEMILCHVPVQLQGYGLTVMDGPFFSLMPFNFEGQFSLSAVRYTPHETSYTDTPTFSCQRNSLTCSSKQVENCNTCYVRPDSAWPHMYQLAKKYLKHDILPKYIKSLFTIKTLMTTSVLSDSRPVIIKQYSESPTFISILGGKINTIYEMDQFLL
- a CDS encoding L-lactate dehydrogenase — encoded protein: MSINSRKVAIIGTGLVGSTCAYAIANQGVCDEVLMIDANIKRAEGEAWDIGQSIPFLDQRTKIYPASLSDCRDVDIIVFSAGGPPKVGETRLDSLGHSVKIADSVIDGVLKGGFNGIFLVVSNPVDVVSYYFFKKSGFPVHRVIGSGTSLDTSRLKYFLSEICGNVDPHSINGFTIGEHGDSQAIVWSTVTVGGVPYLQLREQNPEKYATLSLEEIRLKVVKAGWDIIERKNTTYYGVASAAANIIKAIMNDEKRISAASTFLNGEYGEKNIFSSVPVILGKEGIEKVIELNLTSEELENFKKSNSILRKYIETL
- a CDS encoding glycosyltransferase, translating into MIQRKETIYASFILYYEYSNKIKQDLFHQLETWIDSYFEYYEIILINNTIYTRSEILQHLNPNFKDILFLDLGGNHLQNQALRSGIDFSKGDSVFIIADSNVPDLINQLKNMYEYHNKGYDIVILNTPYSKWKHRLFLKFISKLSKDKISQHHDLLFLVSKRVVNIYSLSTSRIFPITTLLRNTGYSIFELHYRPQNKRRSLLSKDEYTLYMITFSDFLPQFAFTITIFCFIISLLGIIYATIMFLFNKNVVQGWTTLFLLLSFGLSGIFMILSILVRYLGLFCKEIQNTPIYSVKQITKL